In Erigeron canadensis isolate Cc75 chromosome 8, C_canadensis_v1, whole genome shotgun sequence, the DNA window CCTTTAAAAACTCCTCAGCAACTACGTAAAACATATGCCTAACACTCCTTTCAGTTCCCACAACAGCTAATACCGATTCTCCAGATACATCTTTCAAGAAATAATGAACCACCCTCTTGCCCCTTTCTTTTGAAACAAATTGCTCCTTCCACTCTAAAAAACATTGACTATTCGCACCCATGTTTCGAACAATCAATCGATAAAAGTCCTACTTTACTAccaacataatttttttatgaacCCTAAGCAGCAAAAACTAACCTACACACTAACCACTATAATTccttaaataaatatcattaaCCCTAAATTTCTTAAGTCAAAACCAAACTTTCTTTAACTATCAACGATtttgaacatatatatgatatacaaACACCAAATCCTTAACAAAAGCATAACAAAGGCATAATCTTTATGCcccaaaatcaaaaaacaaGAACTAGGTAAAacttgaaaagaaataaaaaactaaaaaaagggAAAACCAGCTGTTTACTTGAAGATCTGACTGTAAAACACCAAGAATTCTGAACCAAATTAGGAAAAGGTCAAAACTTTGAGGACCCTTTTGAAAACTGATTAATGGGTATTTGAAGAAAGTAAAAGGCAAGACTTTTATGGGGTTTATAGATGGTGGATGATGGTGTAAGTTCAAGAAACAGTCATGAAAGATTAGGTTCTTCTTGTGATGGATATACATACATAagcacatatatgtatatatgtatatatatatgtgtgtagatagatagatagatagatagatagatagatagatataaggGGGATGTAGAAAGAAGGAAAAAAGTGTGAACTAGagattttggtggtggtggtggtggtgaaaggAGAGAGTGGTGGCCGGCCGGTGGAGAAAGGAGGCAGAAAACTATcaagcaataaataaatataaataaatgataatggTTTTAGTAATGTAACAAAGAAGAAGGTTATATGTATGTGACTATGTAAGggttacttttttattatttttttggtattaaatatttgttGGACCTATTAATTGACACCAAGCAAACGAGCATTGGTAGACCGACTACAAGTTATAGGTCATGAGTATATTTTCAATCCATTCATCGAGTGTACGTGtgatagaaagaaaaaaaaacatttttgttgatttttattaagttaaagaATCTTTATTATCAATCCAGTCTTCGTTtagattttaattttcttattaacaaataattttttttacttgtatGACTTAGATATCTAATATTTCTCATAAAAGTGATTCGTTTGATGGAATTTGGTATGATACTTATGAGATCGATGATATTAATGAGAGTGTAAgtaatttttttcacttttttttattgtgtaaatatatttttttatttgtttcattaTATGTAACTAATTCATTAAATTGAATATTTAATATAAGATTTTTACGTTTACCAATCAAAATTTTTTACGTAACAGATcatatatgtcatatatataattcCATTAATCATTCAACTTAGCAGGTTAATTACTACCCttcgtcccatattaaatgtccaattttgacttgtcaagtcttctgctttaaactttgaccgtGAAAATATTTGTCTATGTCATATAacactttatataaaatatatgaacggattgagttttcaatgtacttttcattgagaTAATTTtcgtcaactattatataacacaaaaaaaagatatttatggtcaaagttgcaaACAGAAGACTTAACAAGTTAAAattagacatttaatatgggacgaaGGGATTATATACCATAAAAGGCATAAACCAAATAAAATACGGAGTATAAAGGTTACTTACGCCTCAAATACTAAACCTCtattaatgttcaaaaaaaatatactaaacctctattattatttgtttgtttgttttgtttgtacCTGGCAATCTGGCATATCAACCGAGCCCATACAAAGTCCatcttccttttttatttttgggccGTGACTCTAGTCCACAACGAAAACACACAACACAACACCCTTTAATAATTTTcggtcaaaagtcaaaacatacTTTTTGGGAGCTGCTTGTTTATTATCAACAGAAGATGGGAAGAACAATAGAACAGAACGCAGCTTCTGAAGACACTCTTTAATTTTTCCTATTCTTataatcattttcctaaaaagaaaatgtctaGATATCTTGCTCAGAAAGAAACCAATcttcttttaaatttaaatttaaaattacaaatacaaatacttTTGTTAACCAACTTTTATCAATTAATCATCCATAATCAAGCTTACGTCTCTTGAGTCACAAAATAATAGCATCAGATTTCCTACAAATTTCTTTTATAGTTATAATCCTCATCAAttctatttaataataataataataataatgagtgGTTTTTTTAAGGAATTTTTAATAAAGAACTACCCAAGTTTCAATAATCATGCTGAACATTATAATGGCTTCAACTCTGCCACCGTTGCTGCTTCTTCCGCTGCCGCTTACTTCGCCGCCACCACCGCGGCCGTCCCTTTTGCTTCCAGGCCTTTGTTTGGGTATAAAAACACCCTTTTATCtaaaaatttcttttaattgatttcttactatttgttttatatatttataatgcaAGATTTTGAATCTTGAGTTCTATTAGGGTGTTAAAAAGGATGGCTTTGCATTATCTTATAGAAAGTTATTAACTTTATGCATTATCTTTATAGAAAGTTATTAACTttttgtagatttttttttttttttgtagttattaaaaaaacatgcaTTTGTGTTATTTTGCATTATCTATTGCTTGTTTTGGGATATACATCTCATATGGTCTTTAATACgataattatttattatgtggATGAAAACAGTATTGGTGGAAGAGTTGCTTATTGTGATGCTGGTGTCACCCCTCCCAATCTGACCGAAGATTACCTTCGTAGCTTAAGGACTGCATCTGAAACTGTTTTCCAGCTTAACCACGTgaccaaaatatataatttcaacATGATGCCATTGTTTTCAGCTTATCGGCCGAGATCATTAGCGATGATAACATTGAGATCTTTCTTATTGTATTATTTGCCTCTTATGGCACCTAAGGTAGACGATGACATTGATCTGGATGAGCATCCCGTGGACTGGATTGTACCCTTCAAGAAATCAGTAAAGCAGGTGTTTTGCGACGTAAGTATGAAATTCTTTGTATATGCTAAATGTATGTTTCCAGAAGTTTGTCATGGTGGATATTGTATTCTGGTGTAATTTGCATGCGACCTAGTTTAAGTTCTTTGTAAGAGCAATTTGTGTGTTTTTTACCCCTTCAATTTAACCAGCTAACCAAAAGGAATTTTGGGAGGAGTTTAAGATTTTAGACTAAGGAAATTTTGATAATTGGGGAATTTTTGATAGCAGTCCTGGTGGTATTCTTTGGTACTATTGAGTGGTATGTAACAAACTAATGCTATTTATTCATTACAATCAACAACCTAAATTGTTTCTAAGTGATAATATTTGACACATGACAAGGGATCATTTACAATCTGTATTGATGCTTTTATCTGAATTTCTGACTTGTACCTAGTTTATTAATTTCACGAGTGTTATGATTAAGGGTTAAATGTCCAACATGTCTCTTGTTATGAACAAGTAGACAAGTTTTGCCAGTTAAAGTCTTACCAATGCTTTGTAAAATATAGCATGGGTGATAATTACATTATATCTTCGAAATCTTACTTGGTAGGCAAGGTtgcaaaaagaaaatttttgtaTAAATCTCGGGATGAAAGCAATATATTGGATATAAATTATAGTCTTCAAGAATGACATAAGTTTGTTGAATTATTTTCTAAATGTTGCTGTAGGCTGATAATTTTTTCTTCTCAGACTACCGTAACAACCACTAGACGTGTTTTAGAACGATTCGTTGTTCATCATTGTTCACAGCGTGTTGCATGGAAGCTTCTTAAAGGTACATACACCCCGTCCAGACACACACACGCACAGACACTAAACATTGCCACATGTCAGCATCATAGTAAATTACTAACTTACTCTTTTGTTCATGCTAGATGTTTCAAAGTCTTGCATTCGCAAAGCTGACAGGGGGTTGCCTTTTTATACTTACTTCTTTTGTGTCAGCAGAACAACATTTAGAGGTCAGTTATGTCCCATGTTCTCATCAGTTTCTGGCTTTGAACTCTCTGGCCTGTGCCAATAAATGTTCAGTCTGAAAGTTACTTGTGCATTTGCATGCGAACATTTTATCAAAAGGTGGTTTATTTGTATGTAAGTCAATAAGTGTGTTTTCCTTGATTATGGGTATCAATACTAAAGACATGGATTTGGGATTTGGCTGAGCAGCTCAGATCTTAGGAATTGCATCATCATGGCTTGTTCAAGTTGGATTCCAATGTTTCTATTTTGTTTGTGACATCCTAAAATCCAATGGTGAATTGGAAAATGTTGCTGATGATCACACAGAGCGAGTTAAAGTTTTTCGGAAGAAGGTGTATTGTGCTACGGCTAGATGTGGTACAGCACTGGTTATTGGTTCCATAGCGGCGGGGATTGGAACAACCATATTTCGCCCAGCATTTGGTCAAGCTTGGGGTAAGTATCACACCACTTGTCATACATGGCTTATAAATTTGTTTGTGGAAGTGTTTGgattttgtttgaattttattatttgattattatcaGTTTAACAGTTTTTAGTGTTTGGAATATTTAGGACTTGACTAtttaattttggattttaaaatcgtactaattttgtaattttatttttccttcttttataagaaaaacactaattttttgttcattttatcAACAGTCTGTCTGATTCCAAGTTATGAAATTTGCATGATCCCTTTCAAACACATAGCAAAACACCCTCGTAAATTATGTAGCTTTATTTGATGTCTAGATTTTATCTGTACTTTTTGCCATTAGCGTCTTGCTAATGGTTCTTTTTAATACATAGTCTTTTctgccgttaaaaaaaacacCCTTGTAAATTCTATTTTATTGACCTTGTTGCTTGTCTTACAGGGCGTATAGTTGGTGATTTGGCTGGAACTCAAATTGTCACAACGTATTTGGAGCTTTAGAGTATTAATTAACAGCTGACAATTTTGTTTGAAGGTTGACAATCTGACTATAACAAGCATTGTATATCTTGTAACACATTGATGAAACAATAGAAAGATGCATTGGTCGTTACATTTATTAGCATCATGATGTGCAACCAACTGTTACTAACTTTTTTGCCTTCCTTCAAAATATGACATGCATTTTGAATATATCATGCATATGCATGTCTTATTTTTCTTCATTAAAGGTTCAGCATTTACTTTCTTGCAATCTGTCATCAATACCCCTTCACCCTTGGGCTTTCTTTTTCTATCTCACAGGACAATAAATAGGATGGAATCGTTTATTTAATCACATATGATACGAAAATGAACATATTATCAAACAATCTGATATTAGCTGTTTACGACTTTACGACGTTATTATTGCCTGGTGCATTGTCTTTTAAAAAGATTAGTAGAATTTATAGTCTTGGCAAGGTTCATTATTTTGCATTGGGCAAATTAGTTGTAAAGGTATATTACTTGTCACTTTTATCTATTAAAGATGTCAACCAAAAAAACCCTCTAATATAATCTAAGGATGTGTAAATTCCGACTAATGTGATGATCAAAACCACTATCCGGTTTTATACATCTTAGGTGGCAGCGGTATTGTATGTGTTTTTGACATATATGTATTACCACGTCATTTTTCATTATTACATGGCATTAaatctattttattattatatcggTAGGCTGTAGCTGCATAACTGATCCTtccttttatttaaaaatagaaaaatcccAAAGCCACTAAATCTTGTTTACTTGCTTAGTTAGAAAACAGAGAGCAAAAATTTATTCTCATCCGTAAATTCAAtctcaaatttgaaaaacccAAAAGC includes these proteins:
- the LOC122579907 gene encoding uncharacterized protein LOC122579907 — translated: MSGFFKEFLIKNYPSFNNHAEHYNGFNSATVAASSAAAYFAATTAAVPFASRPLFGIGGRVAYCDAGVTPPNLTEDYLRSLRTASETVFQLNHVTKIYNFNMMPLFSAYRPRSLAMITLRSFLLYYLPLMAPKVDDDIDLDEHPVDWIVPFKKSVKQVFCDTTVTTTRRVLERFVVHHCSQRVAWKLLKDVSKSCIRKADRGLPFYTYFFCVSRTTFRAQILGIASSWLVQVGFQCFYFVCDILKSNGELENVADDHTERVKVFRKKVYCATARCGTALVIGSIAAGIGTTIFRPAFGQAWGRIVGDLAGTQIVTTYLEL